In Salvia splendens isolate huo1 unplaced genomic scaffold, SspV2 ctg535, whole genome shotgun sequence, a single window of DNA contains:
- the LOC121790514 gene encoding epoxide hydrolase A-like, whose translation MMMGSDVNHQRVKANGIWMHVAEKGSGPLVLLLHGFPETWFSWHRQIDFLAAHGYHAVAPDLRGFGDTDSPLSPSSYTWFHIVGDLVALLDHFSVHQAYVVGTDWGAAAAWHMSLLRPDRVKGIVALSVPFTPRFASAKPLESMKQKYGDDFYVCQFQEAGRAERALARYDCATVMKKLLLINKAEMVVAPPGTEIIDYLETPSVLPAWITEEEINVLAEKFEESGFTGGFNYYRALNLNWELMAAWQGAKIGVPAKLIVGTKDMGYRSGGTKEYIESSVFKSLIPDHEIVVLDAHHFIHLERADQVSQEILSFILKLS comes from the exons ATGATGATGGGAAGTGATGTGAATCACCAAAGAGTGAAAGCCAACGGCATATGGATGCACGTAGCTGAGAAAGGATCAGGTCCGTTGGTGCTGCTGCTCCATGGCTTTCCAGAGACGTGGTTCTCTTGGCACCGTCAGATTGACTTCCTCGCCGCCCATGGCTACCACGCCGTTGCTCCCGATTTGCGAGGTTTTGGCGATACCGACTCCCCCCTCTCCCCTTCTTCTTACACTTGGTTCCACATCGTCGGCGATCTAGTTGCCTTGCTTGATCACTTCTCTGTCCACCAG GCATATGTGGTGGGGACGGATTGGGGAGCTGCTGCTGCCTGGCATATGAGCTTGCTACGCCCCGACCGAGTCAAAGGAATCGTAGCTCTTTCCGTTCCCTTTACTCCGCGGTTCGCTAGCGCTAAACCCCTCGAATCAATGAAGCAAAAGTACGGGGATGACTTTTACGTTTGCCAGTTTCAG GAAGCAGGGAGAGCGGAGAGGGCGTTAGCAAGGTACGACTGCGCGACAGTGATGAAGAAGTTGCTGCTCATAAACAAGGCCGAGATGGTTGTGGCGCCACCCGGAACCGAGATCATCGACTACCTAGAAACGCCTTCGGTGCTGCCAGCGTGGATCACGGAGGAAGAGATTAACGTGCTAGCCGAAAAATTCGAGGAGTCGGGCTTCACGGGCGGTTTCAATTACTACCGAGCCCTAAACTT AAACTGGGAGCTGATGGCGGCGTGGCAAGGGGCGAAGATTGGAGTTCCGGCGAAGTTGATTGTGGGAACGAAGGATATGGGATACAGAAGCGGTGGTACAAAGGAATACATTGAGAGCTCTGTCTTCAAAAGCTTGATTCCAGATCATGAGATTGTGGTTCTTGATGCTCATCATTTTATCCATTTGGAGAGGGCTGACCAAGTCTCCCAAGAAATCTTGTCCTTCATTCTCAAACTCTCTTGa
- the LOC121790513 gene encoding peroxidase 72-like: protein MASKSINLIISIVVLAFATLCFSQSSNGGSLSPQFYARSCPQAHKIVHSVVSGAVAREPRMAASLLRLHFHDCFVQGCDASLLLDSGNGIVSEKGAVPNNNSARGFDVLDQVKSALEKACPQTVSCADIIALAARESTVLAGGPSWDVQLGRRDSRSASFSGANNNIPAPNNTFQTILSTYTRVGLDIVDLVALSGSHTIGNSRCTSFRQRLYNQAGNGQPNFTMDQNYAARLRTGCPRSGGDQNLFVMDFITPAKFDNNYFKNILSSEAMLNSDEVLATRNKMSLGLVRKFAASNEAFFQQYAKSIVKMGSISPLTGSRGEIRRNCRAVNT, encoded by the exons ATGGCTTCCAAATCCATCAACTTGATCATCTCCATCGTCGTGCTCGCCTTCGCAACTCTTTGCTTCTCCCAGAGTAGCAACGGAGGCTCTCTCTCGCCACAGTTCTACGCCCGGTCATGCCCACAAGCCCATAAAATTGTACACTCCGTTGTCTCCGGAGCCGTTGCACGAGAGCCTCGTATGGCTGCCTCACTACTTAGGCTTCATTTCCACGACTGCTTCGTCCAG GGATGTGATGCATCTCTGCTTTTGGACTCTGGCAATGGCATAGTCAGTGAAAAGGGCGCTGTCCCGAACAACAACTCTGCTCGGGGGTTTGATGTCCTCGATCAGGTCAAGTCTGCCCTCGAGAAGGCTTGCCCTCAGACGGTTTCTTGCGCTGACATCATAGCTCTTGCTGCCAGAGAATCCACTGTTCTT GCTGGTGGGCCTAGCTGGGATGTTCAGTTGGGGAGAAGGGATTCAAGAAGTGCGAGTTTCAGCGGCGCCAACAACAACATTCCTGCTCCTAACAACACATTCCAGACCATCCTCTCCACGTATACACGAGTCGGCCTAGACATAGTTGATCTCGTGGCACTGTCCG GTAGCCACACCATAGGGAACTCGAGGTGCACGAGCTTCAGGCAGAGGCTGTACAACCAAGCAGGCAACGGGCAGCCCAATTTCACCATGGACCAAAACTACGCAGCCAGGCTACGCACAGGATGCCCCCGGTCAGGTGGAGATCAGAATCTGTTCGTGATGGACTTCATCACCCCAGCAAAATTCGACAACAACTACTTCAAGAACATACTCAGCTCCGAGGCCATGTTGAATTCGGATGAAGTCCTGGCGACGCGTAATAAAATGTCGTTGGGGCTGGTGAGGAAGTTTGCTGCCAGCAACGAGGCTTTCTTTCAGCAGTACGCTAAGTCTATCGTGAAGATGGGGAGTATATCTCCACTCACAGGCTCGAGGGGGGAGATTCGGAGGAACTGCAGAGCTGTCAATACTTAA